ATCAGATGTATTATCTTTCTTACCATGACAATAGCCACATTTTGTTGAAGGctcttttatataaaatggGGGTGTAATTATTAACTTGTTTGCAAAATTTGCAGACATTTAGATACTTCTATTTTTTGTTCCTTAAAATTTTTAcgttaaatttaaagattatttaaaattgtttaaaCTGTCAAAAGAATGtagtattaatttttatagtAATTAAGATTTActtcttttcttattataaTTGCATTAATTCGTATATTTTATCCGAAATGATAATAGAATTCGAATTTTTCATCGTTCCGTATACAAAAGagatatcaaaaaaaaaaatgttgtGCTGTCTACTAAAAagtctttattattatttttgaaatatgcATTGCCTTTTATGCCGTTAAATTTCGTTTATATCTTTTAGTGcttttcttaaatatttatctttcATTGCTTATGtcataaaattttaatatatatatctatataattggtgatatatatatatatcataCAAGTTTTATATGTAATTTAATTGTGTAGTAGTTAGATTTTAAGTAGCAACAAGTTTGAACAGATTGACAATTAGATGAGATATAGCTTCACAGGTTCCGAATAATCAAGACTTTACCAAGACTGGTTCTGAAGTTTGGAAAACGTCTCGAAGCCTCTTTTtttagttaaaaaaaaattgggaTGAATTACTACTGTCtatatcaataaatatgaataagCAATCGTATAGCCTAAAAGTAGATGAGGTAAGGGCTGAGTAAGTGGAGTTCCACGGTCTCAGCTTACTTCTGTGGGCATTTCATATTCACATTTGGCATATTCTTCCCATTCTTCTTCAGTGGATGGTCTTTGTCTTAACCAAGCCATTCTTGCCCCAGAGACAGCTCTTTCATTAACACCAAATCCAAAAACCCGCAAGGAATAGCTTTGAACAGGTCTTTTCCCTACATATTCGCCTAATTCTGGAAAATGTTGTAAAAAGACTCCCGGTAAAGAGGTACCCCAGAAGCAACCATCTAATTGAGCGTGACGGGCTTGAGCAGGAACATACAAATCACCACAACACGCACAATAAAGACGGACAGGTTGACGTCCTAAAGTGTCACTCAGCCCGCACGGCAGTAATTGCATACCGCCACAATGGTAACGTGGACAAGTCCCAAATGCACGGCGATCAAACTTTTCAGCCAAGGCTTGTAAACCTGGTCTAGTTAAAACGTATCTTGCATGAGCTAATCCATATAATTGCTCTGCAGCGTGTTCTACTAAGGAACGGCTCACTTCTGGTTGACCATTTTCACCATGTTCTGCCTCGTCATCACTAACAGCTTCCAAATCTAAAATCAAATCTAGAGCTTGACGATAAAGCGGAACTTCTAAAGCTAATGCAGTCATATTGAAGTCATCTTCTAGAAACTCTGAGGGGATTTGGCAGTAGTACTCATGGCCAAAACGGGCACAGAAGGATGGGATCCATTCTTCATAAGATCCACTGTCTTCAGAGCTGTCATCATCGTTACGGTCTGCAATATATTCACTCATTGAAACGTGTATTATTCGATGTAGTAATctgtattaatttttctagtCTTGATCCAGCAGGTATGGTTTTTTGAATTGCGATTCCAATTGCACAGTGTTCACAGTGTTCACAGGATCTTTAAGTTTTTGTTCTGTCTAGGCTACAGAAAATATGTCttgaaattatatatatatattttcaatatcaaatcATGATTTAACACgttttttctttagttGCTAGTAAATAAACTGGTAATCTGTTCTTTCTTTTCCAATGCTTGTAGCGAAAGTCGACCGTCACGACCAGCCGAATGAGCAAGCGGCATCGTTCTACACGACACCATTCGGTCCCAATACAAGAATGATAAAACAAAGCAAAACCGTTACAAGATTAGAATTTGTTTCTTTGATAACGTTTGATACCAACCATCAGAAATATTGTGAGCCATGGAGTACCCTGTTGTCATTGCCATTgtgtttttatttatcaccaattttttaaactGGACTTCACAATATCATGCATCTATTCGAgccaaattattttcatctaaTACCAAGTTAACCTCTGAATATAAGTCGAAGTTAGCCAAGAGACATGAATATGTCTTAGAAAACAATAGTATCAGCGCACAGGACAACTATGCCAAGTGGACCAAGAATAACAGAGCAATTTCCAAGTTAGATATCgagttgaaaaaattgaaagagTTAATCTCACAGAATGATTCGGTAAActtaaaattgtttaagAGATTACGTTTGGTTGCTTTGACTGTTCCATTTATGGCAATCAAATTGTACTatggtaaaaaaattgtctATCGTTTACCATTTGACAATTTATTCCCACAAATTATGACTCTCATGGTCTCAAAAGGGTTTGCCTCTTTGGCTTTGTTACCCCTTAATTACTACAAATCAGGTGGTAAACTTGAAAGTATCAGCGGATTACCAATCTGTTTGGGTATCTATGTGTGGGCTTTAACCAGtgttttgaagaatttggaATTCCTGGTTAagttcatattttttaccGAACCAGTCATTAAACCTAATCCACTAAGACCTACAACTACTACAGAAAGTAAAGATTTGAAGATCGAACAAGACTTGGTAGGTTTGGATTAGTATGTAAcatatatatgaatattgCTTTTATGTTTTAATATCTATGCTTTAATATTGAATGATTTTTGTGTATATTTAGAAATCTTGAGTTACCCGTCCCGAATAGACTTCAAACTtcttgaaatataatattaataataataataatagaaaacaaaataagGAAGAAAccattataataaaatagtgagagtatattttacaagtgctaattcattaattcaattgtaCATCAGCTGCCACATATTGGGATCTGTAGAATGACATCTAGTCCAAACAAACAGAAGAAACAAGATCAAAGTGATGATATTTCaactaatgaaaatataaataatgatgctgctaaagatgatttaaaagatgatgatactGAACAAGATATGCCTGTTACAAATGATGctgttaaaaaaattgaggAAGATTTAAACTCTCAAAAGCAGCTGGAATTAAACGTTGAAGCAAGCCAAGCTcctttaaaagatatacaTACAAAGGACTCCAAAGAATATATACAAAGAAAGAGAAATGAGAAGcttaatgaaatttcaacTTCACAAACtgatttaaatgaaaatttagatATCAAAACTAAAAATGTTACTACCAATCAAGAAAGTTCAGAAAGTATTAAAAGTGATagaaatgatgaaaaatcaataaCTGATGAAAAGTCAACAACTGATGAAAAGTCAacaaatgatgaagatgattcAGATAGTAGCGATGATTTTGGTAATTTTTCAGATGCTTcatttgaagatgaagaattagaaaatgagGAAAACTCTGCATTATCATTCATTgatcatttattaaatataccTGTACCCAATTCCACTGCTGAAAAGGATACAAGCAATCAATATCActtaaatcaattgattcaaGAGGATAGGCCTGCAGTCATTTATGAGCAATTAGTAAGATATCAATCGGTATTACAGCCTATTATTTGGAATAGATCAGACTTGAAATATTCTCTATTACATAAACTTCGAATTACCGAGCATGGTAATACGAATCATGGAGATTTTGTTCCATCTAATAactataataatagaaatcaGCATCATTTTAGgcatttaaataataatatcatcaatacTGATAGTTTCGATTCAGATCAAATAGACATACCACCTTTGGATGATAGACTATTCACAAAAATACTGGGGATGGTAAATAGTGAATCTGCTCGTCTGCATGCAGATAGTCATCCTTTAAGAGAgacatttaaattaaaatatgtaCCATCATTAACACCAATAGAGTTACAAAATGAAAGGGCCCATGAACAAGAAACCAAAATTCCATCCCTCATTTCAAAAGATTCTaatgatttagaattattaactgAACAACAATTAAGAGCTTACCATGATGAGCTATGTAACGCAATTGACACTTTATGCATTAAGttacaagaattaaatGGTGAGCAAGCCGTACTAACGGCAGATAAATTGACTTATGAAAATGttattacaaatttatCTGGTCATACACAAAGATTATATAGGGATGAAGTTGAAAactataataaaaaaagggaaaatcaaaatcgaaaaagaaaaatagatTTAGTTGGGTTGGtgtataatatttcataCTTTTcatgataaaatattcaataaattaatgGTTACGTTGActgtaataaaaaagaataagtcaatttcaaaaaaaaaaagattaaataagataaaaattaaataagtAAAATAGCAGCTGATAGACTGTATAGTAGTCcgatataaaatatttttaaatctattttaatatttaattgtacttttttttactatgGTAGGATTCAACATTTCACTGATATAAATGAGGGCCCATTAGTTTTTTAAAATGCTTCACTAGTCCAATAACTGAcataaaaaatatctacATTTCTATTTAGATtgtcaaaaaaattagttaaCGTTTTTACTTAAAGTTATAtgaagatatttatttgtatatattttgtagTATGTAAACTATAGAAAAGAATAATgtatattcaattatataaaaatatcaataaatcaTAAAACTTGCagtatttcaaaaaaaatgtatttttttaaaataaaagatcaATAAAAGATTACAATAGGGAAGT
This DNA window, taken from Henningerozyma blattae CBS 6284 chromosome 3, complete genome, encodes the following:
- the LAA2 gene encoding Laa2p (similar to Saccharomyces cerevisiae YBL010C; ancestral locus Anc_4.99); protein product: MPVTNDAVKKIEEDLNSQKQLELNVEASQAPLKDIHTKDSKEYIQRKRNEKLNEISTSQTDLNENLDIKTKNVTTNQESSESIKSDRNDEKSITDEKSTTDEKSTNDEDDSDSSDDFGNFSDASFEDEELENEENSALSFIDHLLNIPVPNSTAEKDTSNQYHLNQLIQEDRPAVIYEQLVRYQSVLQPIIWNRSDLKYSLLHKLRITEHGNTNHGDFVPSNNYNNRNQHHFRHLNNNIINTDSFDSDQIDIPPLDDRLFTKILGMVNSESARLHADSHPLRETFKLKYVPSLTPIELQNERAHEQETKIPSLISKDSNDLELLTEQQLRAYHDELCNAIDTLCIKLQELNGEQAVLTADKLTYENVITNLSGHTQRLYRDEVENYNKKRENQNRKRKIDLVGLVYNISYFS
- the CKB1 gene encoding casein kinase 2 regulatory subunit CKB1 (similar to Saccharomyces cerevisiae CKB1 (YGL019W); ancestral locus Anc_4.102); this encodes MSEYIADRNDDDSSEDSGSYEEWIPSFCARFGHEYYCQIPSEFLEDDFNMTALALEVPLYRQALDLILDLEAVSDDEAEHGENGQPEVSRSLVEHAAEQLYGLAHARYVLTRPGLQALAEKFDRRAFGTCPRYHCGGMQLLPCGLSDTLGRQPVRLYCACCGDLYVPAQARHAQLDGCFWGTSLPGVFLQHFPELGEYVGKRPVQSYSLRVFGFGVNERAVSGARMAWLRQRPSTEEEWEEYAKCEYEMPTEVS
- the GET1 gene encoding GET complex subunit GET1 (similar to Saccharomyces cerevisiae GET1 (YGL020C); ancestral locus Anc_4.101); the encoded protein is MEYPVVIAIVFLFITNFLNWTSQYHASIRAKLFSSNTKLTSEYKSKLAKRHEYVLENNSISAQDNYAKWTKNNRAISKLDIELKKLKELISQNDSVNLKLFKRLRLVALTVPFMAIKLYYGKKIVYRLPFDNLFPQIMTLMVSKGFASLALLPLNYYKSGGKLESISGLPICLGIYVWALTSVLKNLEFLVKFIFFTEPVIKPNPLRPTTTTESKDLKIEQDLVGLD